A genomic segment from Acidobacteriota bacterium encodes:
- the hypD gene encoding hydrogenase formation protein HypD encodes MKFIDEYRQSELARVLANKISRLTTQPLKLMEVCGGHTHTIFKYGIEDLLPANIEMIHGPGCPVCVIPTGRVDDAIAIAQQAEVIFTTFGDAMRVPGSKTSLLNAKAAGADVRMVYSPLDALKLARKNPDRQVVFFALGFETTSPSTALTVLQAAKDGIENFSIFCNHIMIVPALKAMLDSPDLQLDGFVGPGHVSTVIGTRCYDFVPQHYGKPLVVTGFEPLDILQSVYMIVTQIVQGRAEIENQYGRVVERNGNQRALEALFEVFDARDYFEWRGLGSIAHSGMKLRHQYAKFDAELKFSVPGLRVADPKACQCGEILKGVKKPWECKVFGTACTPETPIGSCMVSSEGACAAYYNFGRLSKIAERANTQPVAARI; translated from the coding sequence ATGAAATTCATAGATGAATATCGGCAAAGCGAATTGGCGCGCGTGTTGGCGAATAAAATTTCCCGTTTGACGACCCAACCGCTCAAACTGATGGAAGTCTGCGGCGGGCACACGCACACAATTTTCAAATATGGGATAGAAGATTTATTGCCTGCCAACATTGAAATGATTCACGGTCCCGGTTGCCCGGTCTGTGTCATCCCGACCGGTCGCGTCGATGATGCGATTGCCATCGCCCAGCAAGCGGAGGTGATATTTACCACCTTTGGCGATGCCATGCGGGTGCCGGGTTCAAAAACCAGTTTGCTCAACGCCAAAGCCGCTGGCGCAGATGTGCGCATGGTTTATTCGCCGCTTGATGCCTTGAAACTCGCCCGCAAAAATCCTGACCGTCAGGTGGTCTTTTTCGCGCTCGGTTTTGAAACCACTTCCCCGTCAACGGCATTGACGGTTTTGCAAGCCGCCAAAGACGGCATCGAAAATTTCAGCATCTTCTGCAATCACATCATGATTGTTCCGGCGCTGAAAGCTATGCTCGATTCGCCGGATTTGCAACTTGATGGGTTTGTCGGTCCCGGGCATGTGAGCACGGTTATCGGCACGCGCTGTTATGATTTCGTGCCGCAACACTATGGCAAACCGCTGGTCGTCACGGGTTTTGAACCGCTCGATATTCTGCAATCGGTTTATATGATTGTCACCCAAATCGTTCAGGGACGCGCCGAAATCGAAAATCAATACGGGCGGGTCGTCGAACGCAACGGCAATCAGCGGGCTTTGGAAGCTTTGTTTGAAGTCTTCGACGCCCGCGATTATTTCGAGTGGCGGGGACTCGGTTCCATCGCCCATAGCGGTATGAAATTGCGCCATCAATACGCGAAGTTTGATGCCGAATTGAAATTCAGCGTACCGGGTTTGCGGGTTGCCGACCCGAAAGCCTGTCAGTGCGGCGAGATTTTAAAAGGCGTCAAAAAACCCTGGGAGTGCAAAGTATTTGGAACCGCGTGCACGCCGGAAACCCCGATTGGTTCCTGCATGGTATCAAGTGAGGGCGCGTGCGCGGCTTATTACAATTTCGGCAGGCTCTCGAAAATCGCCGAGCGTGCAAACACGCAACCGGTTGCTGCGAGGATTTGA
- a CDS encoding SIS domain-containing protein: MTKSLEDFSRAFYPFLHDEEKKPQELMAALRFSLSEKARESVAVKEQFFANNQDAILAASLALAKAFYHGRKLLVCGNGGSATDAEHIAVEFMHPITVGRKALPAICLNNDMAMVTAVANDVGFADVFARQLIALGKPGDVLLGLSTSGNSENLLHAFLTARRLKLITMAFAGGDGGRVAALREEGLLNYCLTVPTSSIHRIQETHVALYHVMWDMVHTFLEHKSLIAD, from the coding sequence ATGACCAAAAGCCTTGAAGATTTTTCACGCGCCTTCTATCCCTTCCTGCATGACGAAGAGAAAAAGCCGCAGGAGTTGATGGCAGCCTTGCGCTTTTCTCTCAGTGAAAAAGCGCGTGAGAGCGTCGCCGTCAAAGAACAATTTTTTGCGAACAATCAGGATGCGATACTGGCAGCTTCGCTGGCTCTGGCTAAAGCGTTTTATCACGGGCGCAAATTGCTGGTGTGCGGCAATGGCGGTTCGGCAACCGACGCCGAGCATATCGCGGTTGAGTTTATGCACCCCATCACGGTCGGGCGCAAAGCGCTGCCGGCAATCTGTTTGAATAACGATATGGCGATGGTCACGGCGGTGGCGAATGATGTGGGGTTTGCGGATGTTTTCGCCCGGCAACTTATCGCACTTGGCAAACCGGGCGATGTGTTGCTGGGGCTTTCAACCAGTGGCAATTCCGAGAATCTGCTGCACGCTTTTCTAACGGCGCGCCGTTTGAAACTCATCACTATGGCGTTTGCCGGAGGCGATGGCGGTCGGGTGGCGGCGCTGCGCGAGGAAGGTTTGCTCAATTACTGCTTGACGGTTCCGACTTCCAGCATTCATCGCATTCAGGAAACCCACGTCGCGCTTTACCATGTGATGTGGGACATGGTGCATACCTTCCTCGAACACAAATCGCTGATTGCAGATTGA
- the hypB gene encoding hydrogenase nickel incorporation protein HypB: protein MSTPRLVQVRQNVLKHNDVLARVLRERLNKAGVFAVSLVSSPGAGKTAFLEQTLKQLRSTCRVAALVGDLATDNDAARLARAEVPVKQITTGTVCHLEAEMVARALEGWNLSELDCLFIENVGNLVCPSSYDLGEALRLVLMSVTEGEDKPLKYPTIFNTADVAIITKIDLAAAVEFDVQAAQQSIQSVHPEMPIFELSAKTGQGMQEWLDFLHAQVQR from the coding sequence ATGAGCACTCCCCGTTTAGTTCAAGTCAGACAAAACGTCCTGAAACACAATGATGTTTTGGCGCGCGTGTTGCGCGAACGCCTCAACAAAGCCGGGGTGTTTGCCGTGAGCCTCGTATCAAGTCCGGGCGCGGGCAAAACCGCTTTTTTAGAGCAAACCCTCAAACAATTGCGTTCGACTTGCCGGGTTGCGGCGCTGGTGGGCGATTTGGCAACCGATAATGACGCGGCGCGGCTTGCGCGCGCTGAAGTGCCGGTCAAACAGATTACCACAGGCACGGTTTGCCATCTTGAAGCTGAGATGGTGGCGCGCGCTCTTGAGGGTTGGAATCTGAGTGAATTGGATTGTCTGTTTATTGAAAACGTCGGCAATCTGGTGTGCCCGTCGAGTTACGATCTCGGCGAAGCGTTGCGATTGGTCTTGATGTCGGTTACCGAAGGCGAAGATAAACCGCTCAAGTATCCAACCATTTTCAATACTGCGGATGTTGCCATCATCACCAAAATAGATTTGGCTGCGGCAGTCGAATTCGATGTGCAGGCGGCGCAGCAAAGCATTCAATCGGTTCACCCTGAGATGCCGATATTTGAATTGTCGGCAAAGACCGGACAGGGCATGCAGGAATGGCTCGATTTTCTTCACGCTCAGGTGCAGCGGTAA
- a CDS encoding hydrogenase maturation protease, with the protein MKGIFKGEGMEQPRILIACIGNIFQGDDAFGVEVAKQLRQREMPDAVRVVDYGIRGFDLAYALMDGYDVTIFVDATMRGNAPGTLYVIEPDLQEFDESTEQGLMVEPHGMNPLKVLRMAHSMGAQFNKLLVVGCEPASLGGEEGAMGLSAPVQAAVGEAVKLLEELIKENLYGCSSPERSQHSASGRSKSSGGEVG; encoded by the coding sequence TTGAAGGGCATTTTTAAAGGTGAAGGCATGGAACAACCGCGCATCCTGATTGCCTGTATCGGCAACATTTTTCAAGGCGACGACGCTTTCGGTGTGGAAGTCGCCAAACAGCTCAGGCAACGCGAAATGCCTGATGCGGTGCGCGTGGTTGATTACGGGATTCGCGGTTTCGATTTGGCTTATGCATTGATGGATGGTTATGACGTGACCATCTTCGTTGATGCAACCATGCGCGGCAATGCGCCGGGAACGCTTTATGTGATTGAACCGGATTTACAGGAATTCGACGAATCAACCGAGCAGGGCTTGATGGTTGAACCTCACGGCATGAATCCCCTGAAGGTGTTGCGTATGGCGCATTCAATGGGCGCGCAGTTCAACAAATTGCTGGTGGTCGGTTGCGAACCGGCATCGCTTGGCGGCGAAGAAGGCGCGATGGGATTGAGCGCGCCGGTGCAGGCGGCAGTTGGTGAAGCCGTCAAGCTTCTTGAAGAACTTATCAAAGAGAATTTGTATGGTTGCTCATCACCTGAACGAAGTCAGCATTCGGCAAGCGGCAGGTCAAAATCATCAGGCGGTGAAGTTGGTTAA
- the hypE gene encoding hydrogenase expression/formation protein HypE → MPTEFISSPLFERVERARRRKPKIKDTHITLAHGSGGRAMHELIEGLFLDYLKNPLLEKLEDQAVFEIPQHSSKLNGNGNQGATRLAFTTDSYVVDPIFFRGGDIGKLAVHGTVNDLAMSGARPVYLSAGFIIEEGFAVDDLKQVLASMRDAAHEAGVDIVTGDTKVVQKGSADKLFINTSGIGVIEHPVDISVSRAATGDKVIVSGSIGDHGTTILIARGELELETDIASDSAPLNSLVSDMLDEAAQGSRLDGIHVLRDPTRGGVATTLNEIALGSERYIEIYESRIPVREEVKGACEILGLDALYVANEGKLIAVVADDIAEALVARMRKNIYGRDACIIGEVKAEPQGIVSMVTGFGGTRIVDMLVGEQLPRIC, encoded by the coding sequence ATGCCCACAGAATTTATATCATCGCCACTTTTTGAGCGCGTCGAACGGGCGCGGCGCAGAAAACCAAAAATCAAAGACACCCATATTACTCTGGCGCACGGCAGCGGCGGACGCGCCATGCATGAATTGATTGAAGGGCTTTTCCTCGATTATTTGAAAAACCCCTTGCTTGAAAAGCTTGAAGACCAGGCAGTTTTTGAAATCCCTCAGCATTCGTCAAAATTGAACGGCAACGGAAATCAGGGCGCGACGCGGCTGGCATTTACAACCGATTCATATGTGGTTGACCCGATCTTTTTTCGCGGCGGCGACATCGGCAAACTTGCAGTTCACGGCACGGTCAACGACCTGGCAATGAGCGGCGCGCGTCCGGTTTATCTTTCGGCAGGGTTTATTATCGAAGAAGGCTTTGCAGTTGACGACCTCAAACAGGTTCTCGCTTCGATGCGCGATGCGGCGCATGAAGCCGGTGTTGACATCGTCACCGGCGATACCAAAGTTGTGCAAAAAGGCAGCGCCGACAAACTCTTCATCAACACCTCGGGCATCGGAGTGATTGAACATCCGGTCGATATTTCCGTTTCACGCGCCGCGACCGGCGATAAAGTAATCGTCAGCGGCAGCATCGGCGACCACGGCACCACGATACTGATTGCCCGTGGCGAACTCGAACTTGAAACCGACATTGCAAGCGATTCCGCGCCGCTTAATTCACTCGTAAGCGATATGCTTGATGAAGCGGCGCAAGGTTCGCGGTTGGATGGAATTCATGTTTTACGCGACCCGACGCGCGGCGGTGTGGCAACCACATTGAATGAAATTGCTCTTGGTTCCGAACGCTACATTGAAATTTATGAAAGCCGGATTCCGGTGCGTGAAGAAGTAAAAGGAGCGTGTGAAATTTTAGGACTGGATGCGCTCTATGTTGCCAACGAAGGCAAGTTGATAGCGGTGGTTGCCGATGATATTGCCGAAGCGTTGGTGGCGCGAATGCGGAAAAATATTTATGGGCGCGATGCCTGCATCATCGGCGAAGTCAAAGCCGAACCGCAAGGCATCGTTTCAATGGTCACCGGATTTGGCGGCACACGCATTGTAGATATGCTGGTCGGCGAACAACTGCCGCGCATTTGTTGA
- a CDS encoding YceI family protein: MSERDGSVTRYRLDAAQSKFTVQAFATGLLAGFGHNPTIAIRNFTGEAQFTPDNLTNASLQLTVNIDSLNLLDDVKEKDKQEIERTMMHDVLEARRFPEIIFQSKEIMLTRIIEGRYKAKIIGDVTLHGVTRSGIWVIAQITLNGDGLRAVGDFTLRQTDFNIKLVSVAAGALKVKDEVKFTFDLVGHKETA; the protein is encoded by the coding sequence ATGAGTGAACGTGACGGCTCAGTAACTCGCTATAGGTTGGATGCTGCTCAAAGTAAATTCACGGTACAGGCATTTGCCACAGGCTTGCTCGCCGGGTTCGGGCATAATCCGACCATTGCCATCCGTAATTTTACGGGCGAAGCGCAATTCACCCCGGATAATCTGACCAACGCCTCGCTACAGTTAACGGTAAATATCGATTCTCTGAACTTGCTTGATGATGTCAAAGAAAAGGACAAGCAAGAGATCGAGCGCACGATGATGCATGATGTGCTTGAAGCCAGGCGCTTCCCTGAAATCATTTTTCAGAGCAAAGAAATTATGCTGACGCGCATTATTGAGGGGCGTTATAAAGCGAAAATTATCGGCGACGTGACCTTGCACGGCGTGACGCGCAGCGGCATCTGGGTGATTGCGCAGATTACCCTGAATGGCGATGGGTTGCGAGCAGTCGGTGATTTTACGTTAAGGCAGACCGATTTCAATATCAAACTGGTGTCGGTTGCAGCCGGCGCGTTGAAAGTTAAAGATGAAGTGAAATTCACTTTTGATCTCGTCGGGCATAAAGAAACCGCTTAG
- a CDS encoding HypC/HybG/HupF family hydrogenase formation chaperone → MCLAIPGKIIELVDEENQIAKVEVGGVRRNVNTGLLDEVHIGDYVLIHVGFAMSKVDEQEAQETLRLLEELGSYQDEFEQFSATLE, encoded by the coding sequence ATGTGTTTAGCGATACCGGGAAAAATCATCGAACTGGTTGACGAAGAAAATCAAATTGCCAAAGTCGAAGTCGGCGGCGTGCGCCGCAATGTCAACACCGGTTTGCTCGATGAGGTTCACATCGGCGATTACGTGTTGATTCACGTTGGTTTTGCCATGAGCAAAGTAGATGAGCAGGAAGCTCAGGAAACGTTGCGGTTGCTGGAGGAACTCGGCTCTTATCAAGATGAGTTCGAGCAGTTCAGCGCCACTTTAGAGTAG
- the hypA gene encoding hydrogenase maturation nickel metallochaperone HypA has protein sequence MHELSIAMSMIEMATQEAARQGAARVTALHLKLGQLSGVVKEALLFSWEVACVDTPLAGSRLVIEDAPVVVYCSRCQRERPLDSIQKFFCPVCHAPAPEIRQGKELEVIALEVQ, from the coding sequence ATGCATGAATTATCTATTGCAATGAGCATGATTGAGATGGCGACTCAGGAAGCGGCGCGTCAGGGCGCGGCGCGAGTCACCGCGCTTCATTTAAAACTGGGACAACTTTCAGGGGTGGTCAAAGAGGCGTTGTTATTTTCGTGGGAGGTCGCCTGCGTAGACACGCCGCTTGCCGGTTCACGACTGGTCATCGAAGACGCGCCCGTGGTGGTTTATTGTTCGCGGTGTCAACGCGAACGCCCCCTGGATTCGATTCAAAAATTTTTCTGTCCGGTTTGCCACGCGCCCGCACCCGAAATCCGGCAAGGCAAAGAACTCGAAGTCATCGCTTTGGAGGTTCAATAA
- a CDS encoding tocopherol cyclase family protein, which produces MAVSVNPARSGAAEAAANRCRWDGKSAGHYEVWFLTFNQRSTGRGFWFRYTIEVPHLAQDPFVTIGHSGQLPHAELWATVFDRQHPEKNFGMVQTHAIDLFDTEKEQFKLRIEEATLTSSGASGRVENGEHTIAWDLRFTPNETTYYHVPKSLTTIVRPSSFVCSPNLDTRFSGVIYVDGEAILIDDEPGCQTHLWGSKHVDEWVWVHANAFEKNEGTVFEGLSARPRRAGRTLAPLLSLYLRHHDEEHHFTRMRFTEQWQHELGIGYWHFAALNPRVYIKGTAQCRLKDMLQVKYVDPDGEPLYCINSEVAHLKIKILRRVHGIRWRHVETIHAHATAHLEHAARSLDETVRMI; this is translated from the coding sequence ATGGCGGTCAGTGTCAATCCGGCAAGGAGTGGTGCAGCAGAGGCTGCGGCGAATCGTTGTCGTTGGGACGGTAAAAGCGCCGGACATTACGAAGTCTGGTTTTTAACTTTCAATCAACGCTCGACCGGGCGCGGCTTCTGGTTTCGCTACACCATCGAAGTCCCGCACCTCGCGCAAGACCCCTTCGTGACCATTGGGCATAGCGGGCAACTGCCACACGCCGAACTCTGGGCGACGGTTTTTGACCGCCAGCATCCCGAAAAGAATTTCGGTATGGTGCAAACTCATGCGATTGATTTGTTCGACACCGAAAAAGAGCAATTCAAATTGCGCATCGAAGAAGCCACGCTCACCTCGTCAGGCGCGAGCGGTCGGGTTGAAAACGGCGAACACACGATAGCCTGGGATTTGCGATTCACTCCCAATGAAACGACCTACTATCATGTGCCGAAAAGCCTGACGACGATTGTGCGCCCGTCATCATTCGTCTGTTCCCCCAATCTCGATACCCGCTTTAGCGGCGTCATCTATGTTGATGGTGAAGCGATTTTAATTGATGATGAACCCGGTTGTCAGACCCATCTCTGGGGCAGCAAACACGTTGATGAATGGGTGTGGGTGCACGCCAACGCTTTTGAAAAAAACGAAGGCACAGTCTTTGAAGGTCTATCGGCGCGTCCGCGTCGCGCAGGACGGACGCTTGCGCCGCTGCTTTCGCTTTATCTGCGTCATCACGACGAAGAACATCATTTCACACGCATGCGGTTTACCGAACAATGGCAGCATGAACTGGGCATCGGCTATTGGCATTTTGCCGCGCTCAATCCCAGGGTTTATATCAAAGGCACGGCGCAATGTCGTTTGAAAGATATGTTGCAGGTGAAATATGTTGACCCGGATGGCGAGCCGCTCTATTGCATCAACAGCGAAGTGGCGCATTTGAAAATTAAAATCCTGCGCCGCGTGCATGGCATTCGCTGGCGTCATGTTGAAACCATTCATGCCCATGCGACTGCGCATCTCGAACACGCCGCGCGCAGCCTCGATGAAACCGTGCGAATGATTTAA
- a CDS encoding FAD-dependent oxidoreductase, protein MALKHLSENTRGEARAWNLQLGIPGFKYADLNRVRRLEALDRTFFHYLEQGDSGLAAEFKQYRDTGGKNCTRLQESELLMRIAPYLGSFIAQLFKIENDYQGLCERVRNEQVLFRWKRDYLERRIFKNPPTLEAIAEIDPVEVEFTFRKIVDEMMLDVSLTADSERELAVVCMTLQDIIKTSENPEEKAAAQERFTHVETWIQALAFHPSLAERRAQIVSFQVPHKTEYTELVPRIHPRPDLPEFFMGPHDTRRHRDGFNLTDERFTPRENLRESHYCLTCHERGKDSCSTGLLAKDGAVQRNPLGIKLEGCPLDEKISEMIALYKNGHPIGALAVIMIDNPMLAGTGHRICNDCMKSCIFQKQDPVNIPQIETGILTEVLHLSYGFEIISLLARWNPLNARRPYPLRYNGKNILVVGMGPAGYTLAHHLLNEGFGVVGIEGLKVEPLALQLRGAKRRVPQPIRDIKEILGPLSERPTVGFGGVAEYGITVRWDKNFLDINYILLMRRKKFRLMDGVRFGGTMTIEDAWNSGFDHIAIAAGAGRPTLVPMENNLSRGVRMASDFLMGLQGQGAFRKNSLTNLEVELPAVVIGGGLTAIDTATELQAYYVTQVEKVLERFERLRRRIGEEAIWAKLDKEETERVHTFLAHGRMVQTERAAAAAAGRPADFARLVRLWGGVTIVYRKRLQDSPAYRLNHEEVIKALEEGIGFTECMSPAACLLDDYGHAKALVCTRQTLVDGKWADTGEKVEFPARAIMIAAGTNPNTVYEKEHPGTFIIDERSKCFAMHRAVETVDGKFELERVTGNDIGFLSSYQNNGRFISFYGDAHPVFAGNVVKAMASARHGYQDVKKLFEREVAEQTLEEQAERENAWVRFAEVLEDGLRAQVVDAIRLGENIVEVIARAPMAARNFEPGQFYRLQNYESAAEEVEGIRLTMEALALTGAWTDPERGLISLIVLEMGGSSRLCAMLEPGEEIVLMGPTGTPTEIPENQTVLLAGGGLGNAVLFSIAAALKARGNRVIYFAGYKRGKDMFKRRAIEEACDIVIWSVDEGEAIPAHRPQDRSVVGNIVQAMNRYARGELGEVPIPLQAVERLICIGSDRMMAAVRQARHTILADVLNPTHVGIGSINSPMQCMMKEVCSQCLQRHIDPVSGKESFVFSCLNQDQDLDRVDFSFLHQRLRQNSTSEKLTSLWLDHLFEQREVQVV, encoded by the coding sequence ATGGCATTAAAACATTTATCCGAAAATACCCGTGGTGAAGCGCGGGCGTGGAACTTACAACTGGGGATACCCGGTTTCAAATATGCTGACCTTAACCGCGTGCGGCGGCTCGAAGCGCTCGACCGCACGTTTTTTCATTACCTGGAGCAAGGCGACAGTGGACTAGCCGCCGAATTTAAACAGTATCGCGACACCGGCGGAAAAAATTGTACGCGGCTTCAGGAATCGGAACTCTTGATGCGTATCGCGCCCTATCTGGGCAGCTTTATTGCGCAGTTGTTCAAAATCGAAAATGATTACCAGGGGCTTTGTGAACGGGTGCGCAACGAACAGGTATTATTTCGCTGGAAACGCGATTATCTGGAAAGACGGATTTTTAAAAATCCGCCAACCCTCGAAGCCATCGCCGAAATTGACCCGGTCGAAGTGGAATTCACCTTTAGAAAAATTGTTGATGAGATGATGCTCGATGTGTCATTGACCGCCGATTCCGAACGCGAACTGGCAGTCGTCTGCATGACCTTGCAGGACATCATCAAAACCAGCGAAAACCCGGAAGAAAAAGCTGCGGCGCAAGAGCGTTTTACGCATGTCGAAACGTGGATTCAGGCGCTCGCCTTTCATCCAAGCCTCGCCGAACGCCGCGCCCAAATCGTCAGTTTTCAGGTTCCGCACAAAACCGAATACACGGAACTGGTGCCGCGCATTCACCCGCGCCCTGACCTTCCCGAATTTTTCATGGGTCCGCACGATACGCGCCGCCATCGTGACGGATTCAATTTAACCGATGAACGGTTCACCCCGCGCGAAAACCTGCGCGAATCACACTACTGTTTGACCTGTCACGAACGCGGCAAAGATTCCTGTTCGACAGGGCTGCTTGCCAAAGACGGCGCGGTACAACGCAACCCTTTGGGCATCAAACTCGAAGGCTGTCCGCTCGATGAAAAAATATCGGAGATGATTGCCCTCTATAAAAACGGGCATCCGATTGGCGCGCTTGCGGTAATTATGATTGATAATCCGATGCTTGCCGGAACGGGTCATCGCATCTGCAATGACTGCATGAAATCGTGCATCTTTCAAAAGCAAGACCCGGTGAACATTCCGCAAATCGAAACCGGCATTCTCACAGAAGTATTGCATCTTTCGTATGGCTTCGAGATTATTTCGCTCCTGGCGCGCTGGAATCCGCTCAATGCGCGAAGACCTTACCCATTGCGTTACAACGGCAAAAATATTTTGGTCGTTGGCATGGGACCTGCCGGTTATACGCTGGCGCATCATCTGCTTAACGAAGGCTTCGGCGTCGTCGGTATCGAAGGCTTGAAGGTCGAACCGCTGGCATTGCAACTGCGAGGCGCAAAACGCCGCGTGCCGCAACCGATTCGCGATATTAAAGAAATTCTAGGCCCGCTATCGGAACGCCCAACCGTCGGCTTTGGCGGCGTTGCCGAATATGGCATCACGGTGCGCTGGGATAAAAATTTCCTCGATATTAATTACATTCTGTTGATGCGGCGCAAAAAATTCCGCTTGATGGATGGCGTGCGATTTGGCGGCACGATGACTATTGAAGATGCGTGGAATTCAGGGTTCGACCACATCGCGATTGCCGCGGGCGCGGGTCGCCCGACCTTGGTGCCAATGGAAAATAACCTGTCGCGTGGCGTGCGTATGGCTTCCGATTTTCTGATGGGACTGCAAGGGCAGGGCGCATTTCGTAAAAATTCGCTAACCAATCTCGAAGTTGAACTGCCAGCGGTAGTCATCGGCGGCGGACTTACAGCAATTGATACGGCGACCGAATTGCAGGCTTACTATGTCACACAAGTTGAAAAAGTTCTGGAACGCTTCGAGCGTTTGCGCCGTCGCATCGGTGAAGAAGCCATCTGGGCGAAACTCGATAAAGAAGAGACCGAACGTGTACACACTTTTCTCGCGCATGGGCGCATGGTGCAGACCGAACGCGCAGCGGCTGCGGCTGCCGGTCGCCCTGCGGATTTTGCGAGACTGGTGCGCTTGTGGGGCGGCGTGACCATTGTTTATCGCAAACGGTTGCAGGATTCGCCCGCCTATCGTTTGAATCACGAAGAGGTCATCAAGGCGCTCGAAGAAGGCATAGGCTTTACCGAATGCATGAGTCCTGCGGCATGTTTGCTCGATGATTACGGACACGCCAAAGCGTTGGTCTGCACACGCCAGACGCTGGTTGACGGCAAATGGGCTGACACCGGCGAGAAGGTCGAATTTCCGGCGCGGGCGATTATGATTGCCGCCGGAACCAATCCGAATACGGTTTATGAAAAAGAGCATCCCGGCACCTTTATCATTGATGAAAGGAGCAAATGTTTCGCGATGCATCGCGCTGTGGAAACCGTTGATGGCAAGTTTGAACTTGAGCGCGTCACCGGCAATGACATTGGCTTTCTCAGTTCGTATCAAAACAACGGTCGGTTCATTTCATTTTATGGCGACGCGCATCCGGTGTTTGCCGGTAACGTCGTGAAAGCGATGGCTTCGGCAAGACACGGTTATCAGGACGTGAAGAAATTGTTCGAGCGCGAAGTTGCCGAACAGACTCTGGAAGAGCAAGCCGAGCGTGAAAATGCCTGGGTGCGGTTTGCCGAAGTGTTGGAAGATGGCTTGCGCGCGCAGGTCGTGGATGCCATCCGCCTCGGCGAAAACATTGTCGAAGTGATTGCCCGCGCGCCGATGGCTGCGCGTAATTTTGAACCCGGTCAATTTTATCGTTTGCAAAATTACGAAAGCGCCGCCGAAGAGGTCGAAGGCATTCGCTTGACTATGGAAGCTCTGGCGCTCACCGGTGCGTGGACAGACCCCGAACGCGGCTTGATTTCATTAATCGTTTTGGAAATGGGCGGTTCGTCCAGGCTTTGCGCGATGCTTGAACCCGGCGAAGAAATTGTCTTGATGGGACCCACAGGCACGCCTACTGAAATACCGGAAAATCAAACGGTGTTGCTGGCAGGCGGCGGACTCGGCAACGCTGTGCTGTTTTCGATTGCCGCAGCGTTAAAAGCCCGTGGCAATCGCGTCATCTATTTCGCCGGTTACAAACGCGGCAAAGATATGTTCAAACGTCGCGCCATCGAAGAGGCTTGCGATATTGTCATCTGGAGCGTTGATGAAGGCGAAGCCATCCCTGCGCATCGTCCGCAGGATCGCAGCGTCGTCGGCAATATCGTGCAGGCGATGAATCGTTATGCGCGCGGGGAACTCGGCGAAGTGCCGATTCCGTTGCAGGCGGTTGAGCGATTGATTTGCATCGGTTCGGACAGAATGATGGCAGCAGTTCGTCAAGCGCGACACACGATTTTAGCCGATGTGTTAAATCCCACGCATGTGGGCATCGGTTCAATCAACTCGCCGATGCAATGCATGATGAAAGAGGTCTGCTCGCAATGTCTGCAACGCCACATTGACCCGGTGAGCGGTAAAGAATCGTTTGTGTTTAGCTGTTTGAATCAAGACCAGGACCTTGACCGCGTTGATTTCAGTTTCCTGCATCAACGCTTGAGACAAAACTCGACATCGGAGAAACTGACTTCGCTGTGGTTAGATCATCTCTTTGAACAACGCGAAGTGCAGGTGGTTTAA
- a CDS encoding class IV adenylate cyclase — MAKSNTHLEIEVKLACDSVDALRNAGLDLSIVKPRYFEDNWLFDFADQRLFKTGAALRVRKVENQGLVTYKGIVMNSATSPLKVREEIETEVAQPEHLATLFERLGLHRSFRYQKYRTDYRVKLADKFVSVTFDETPMGNFIEIEGDETEVLAVMQAAGFRAEDIIRESYPELQVKRCREIGIPVKDLVF; from the coding sequence GTGGCGAAATCAAATACCCATCTGGAAATTGAAGTCAAACTGGCATGTGATTCGGTTGACGCGCTTCGCAACGCCGGACTTGACCTGAGCATCGTAAAACCGCGCTATTTTGAAGACAACTGGCTTTTCGATTTTGCCGACCAGCGATTATTCAAAACCGGCGCGGCATTGCGCGTGCGCAAAGTGGAAAATCAAGGGCTGGTCACTTATAAAGGCATCGTGATGAACAGCGCCACCTCGCCGCTCAAAGTTCGCGAAGAGATTGAAACCGAAGTTGCCCAGCCTGAACACCTGGCAACCTTATTTGAACGTCTGGGTTTGCATCGCTCATTTCGTTATCAAAAATATCGCACCGATTATCGCGTCAAACTCGCCGATAAATTCGTCAGCGTTACTTTTGACGAAACGCCGATGGGCAATTTCATCGAAATCGAAGGCGATGAAACCGAAGTATTAGCTGTGATGCAGGCGGCAGGTTTTCGCGCCGAAGACATCATCCGCGAAAGCTACCCTGAACTTCAGGTCAAACGTTGTCGCGAGATAGGCATACCAGTTAAAGATTTAGTTTTTTGA